The proteins below are encoded in one region of bacterium:
- a CDS encoding 3-isopropylmalate dehydratase, with amino-acid sequence MSQISGKIWKYGDDVNTDVIFPGKYTYTVTDPKEMARIAMEDLDPSFSANVQPGDVVVAGKNFGCGSSREQAAFCLKYAGVGAVVARSFSRLYFRNCINAGLPAITLPGSPDLFEAGGVIEIHLAEGYLICSAGRFEFPPLPDAVIDIFNDGGLIPHTRKVLGLDR; translated from the coding sequence ATGTCACAGATTTCCGGCAAAATCTGGAAATACGGCGATGACGTCAACACCGACGTCATCTTTCCCGGCAAGTATACCTACACCGTCACGGATCCCAAAGAGATGGCACGTATTGCCATGGAGGATCTGGATCCGAGCTTTAGCGCGAACGTTCAGCCCGGGGACGTGGTGGTGGCAGGCAAAAATTTTGGCTGCGGCAGTTCCCGGGAACAGGCGGCGTTCTGTTTGAAATACGCCGGCGTCGGCGCCGTGGTGGCTCGTTCGTTTTCGCGTCTCTATTTCCGCAACTGCATCAACGCCGGACTGCCGGCCATCACGCTGCCGGGATCGCCGGATCTGTTTGAGGCCGGCGGCGTCATCGAAATCCATCTGGCCGAGGGCTATCTGATCTGCAGCGCCGGCCGGTTCGAGTTTCCGCCGTTGCCGGATGCCGTGATCGACATTTTCAACGACGGCGGCCTGATCCCGCACACGCGCAAAGTTCTGGGGCTGGACCGGTGA